A single window of Paroedura picta isolate Pp20150507F chromosome 8, Ppicta_v3.0, whole genome shotgun sequence DNA harbors:
- the LOC143842727 gene encoding uncharacterized protein LOC143842727: MNERGYIRTWEQVRTKFKPTQSPVKLAVAKAAEREGEEEEGPSTSSQAAAETIEARMRSMEARLASLEGLVEQQRRDWQAEVAEVRGELERQRQQREEEEVKKKEDEDLFRRKVRGTVTRLGRRMREMAEAGGKGAGEGSSGT; this comes from the exons ATGAATGAGAGGGGCTAcatccggacctgggagcaggtccggacaaaattcaaac CCACGCAATCTCCTGTCAAGCTCGCAGTGGCCAAAGCAGCTGAgcgtgagggagaggaggaagaggggccttccacctcatcacaggctgcag cagaaacaattgAGGCAAGGATGCGaagcatggaggccaggctggcatccttggaggggctcgtagagcaacaacggagggact ggcaggcagaagtggctgaagtTAGAGgcgagctggagaggcagaggcagcagagggaggaggaagaag tgaagaagaaggaggacgaagacctgttccgccgtaaagtcaggggcacagtgacccggttgggcagaagaatgagggagatggcagaggctggagggaaaggggctggtgaggggagcagtgggacttga